A single region of the Halobacterium wangiae genome encodes:
- a CDS encoding citrate synthase codes for MADDLHRGLEGITVAETRLSSIDGENGVLVVGGFPLDELAPNATFEETLFVLYEDRLPTESELADFQSELADSRRVHPDAIDTVVDAAERGLPAMDAVRMGIAAASLTRDGEEDPHTDAKLAVAQLPTVAAAYWRAREGDDPVEPREDLGHAANYLYMLDGETPSEERVRGLETYLNSVVDHGLNASTFTARTIVSTESDVISAVTGAVGALKGPLHGGAPGPVLDMLRDAQAADDPADLVQEILDSGERVMGFGHRVYDVRDPRAAVLQSAAEEFYAGREERAFFEAAREFEDVAVDVLAEHRPDLRLETNVEFYTAVLLNGVGVPKELFTPTFAVARTGGWTAHCLEQLENNRLIRPRAAYVGENDREWTPLADR; via the coding sequence ATGGCAGACGACCTACATCGTGGTCTGGAAGGCATCACCGTCGCGGAGACCAGACTCTCCAGCATCGACGGCGAGAACGGCGTGCTCGTCGTCGGAGGGTTCCCCCTCGACGAACTCGCACCCAATGCCACCTTCGAGGAGACCCTGTTCGTCCTCTACGAGGACCGCCTCCCGACCGAGAGCGAACTCGCCGACTTCCAGTCGGAACTGGCCGACAGCCGGCGGGTCCACCCGGACGCCATCGACACCGTGGTCGACGCCGCCGAACGCGGTCTGCCCGCGATGGACGCCGTCCGGATGGGCATCGCCGCGGCCTCCCTCACCCGGGACGGCGAGGAGGACCCGCACACCGACGCGAAGCTCGCGGTCGCACAGTTGCCGACCGTCGCCGCCGCGTACTGGCGCGCCCGCGAGGGCGACGACCCCGTCGAACCCCGCGAGGACCTCGGCCACGCCGCCAACTACCTCTACATGCTCGACGGCGAGACCCCGAGCGAGGAGCGCGTGCGCGGCCTCGAGACGTACCTCAACTCCGTCGTCGACCACGGGTTGAACGCCTCGACGTTCACCGCGCGCACCATCGTTTCGACGGAGTCGGACGTGATCTCCGCGGTGACGGGTGCGGTCGGCGCACTGAAGGGGCCGCTCCACGGCGGCGCGCCCGGCCCAGTCCTCGACATGCTGCGGGACGCGCAGGCCGCCGACGACCCCGCCGACCTCGTCCAGGAGATCCTCGACTCGGGCGAGCGCGTGATGGGGTTCGGCCACCGCGTCTACGACGTCCGGGACCCGCGCGCTGCCGTCCTCCAGTCGGCCGCCGAGGAGTTCTACGCCGGTCGCGAGGAGCGCGCGTTCTTCGAGGCCGCCCGCGAGTTCGAGGACGTCGCCGTCGACGTGCTCGCCGAGCACCGCCCGGACCTCCGGTTGGAGACGAACGTCGAGTTCTACACCGCCGTCCTGCTGAACGGCGTCGGCGTGCCGAAGGAACTGTTCACGCCGACGTTCGCGGTCGCCCGCACCGGCGGCTGGACGGCCCACTGTCTCGAACAGCTAGAGAACAATCGCCTGATCCGGCCGCGGGCCGCCTACGTCGGCGAGAACGACCGCGAGTGGACGCCACTCGCGGACCGGTAG
- a CDS encoding HalOD1 output domain-containing protein produces MSDDADRQTHWTVDEMDSDQPSLALVEAVAQAKGIDSLALAPLGDCFDTEALDEVLQSPPGLVEVTVNCQGFRATVSSGGSIELRPLDSGRAGSADE; encoded by the coding sequence GTGTCGGACGACGCGGACCGCCAGACGCACTGGACTGTCGACGAGATGGATAGCGACCAGCCGTCTCTCGCCCTCGTGGAGGCGGTCGCGCAGGCGAAGGGGATCGACTCGCTCGCGCTGGCTCCCCTCGGAGACTGCTTCGACACGGAGGCGCTGGACGAGGTCCTCCAGTCACCACCGGGCCTCGTCGAGGTGACCGTGAACTGCCAGGGGTTCCGTGCCACCGTCAGCAGCGGTGGCAGCATCGAACTCCGGCCGCTCGACTCCGGGAGGGCGGGGTCGGCGGACGAGTGA
- a CDS encoding HalOD1 output domain-containing protein has product MLSTHTTDVRPEFDPETGVYEVRHEHDSPWAVSTTLVLALSSLTDDGPLEMRPLYYTVDPAVLDDHVGGQNADGTLSFEFHGHHVTVRDDGLLTLSPLRDCNDSPQGVNA; this is encoded by the coding sequence ATGCTGTCAACCCACACGACAGACGTCCGACCGGAGTTCGATCCAGAGACGGGTGTCTACGAGGTGCGCCACGAGCACGACAGCCCCTGGGCGGTCAGCACCACTCTCGTCCTCGCGCTCAGTTCGCTCACGGACGACGGCCCCCTGGAGATGCGTCCGCTGTACTACACCGTCGACCCGGCCGTCCTCGACGACCACGTCGGTGGCCAGAACGCGGACGGGACACTCTCCTTCGAGTTCCACGGGCACCACGTGACCGTCCGGGACGACGGGTTGCTCACGCTCAGCCCGCTCCGGGACTGCAACGACAGCCCGCAGGGCGTCAACGCGTAA
- a CDS encoding helix-turn-helix transcriptional regulator, translating into MTAETPRDDVLVADGGTDLVDDSREEGGTAEELDHCPQDGVSPDDIDEFLLEVVRRRPLLRSLRSGSATTSDLLESVDMSRSTLHRAINSLEDRDLVEESGGEYRLTSVGTMVTEETEAFGTHTAAALSLDKFLNSIDGHAGTVPVEYFTDATVVRRKARQPHATIHRIIEFIEDAERLRMFSTVISPVYVDVGYREMMDGMEIEAIFDREVIEIMLAEYPEKAYETITTGNFDVYAHDGLPFELFISEEKVGMAAHNANSNAEILVECDDPAAVAWAEDVYSRHISDADPVSL; encoded by the coding sequence ATGACCGCCGAGACACCACGAGACGACGTCCTCGTCGCCGACGGTGGGACCGACCTCGTCGACGACAGTCGCGAGGAGGGGGGTACGGCAGAGGAACTGGACCACTGCCCGCAGGACGGCGTCTCCCCGGACGATATCGACGAGTTCCTGCTGGAAGTGGTCCGACGACGACCACTCCTGCGCTCGCTCCGCTCGGGGTCGGCGACCACGAGCGACCTCCTGGAGTCAGTGGACATGTCCCGGTCGACGCTCCACCGGGCGATCAACTCCCTCGAGGACCGCGACCTCGTCGAGGAGTCCGGCGGCGAGTACCGTCTGACCAGCGTCGGCACCATGGTCACGGAGGAGACGGAGGCCTTCGGCACTCACACGGCCGCCGCGCTCTCACTGGACAAGTTCCTGAACTCCATCGACGGTCACGCCGGCACCGTCCCCGTCGAGTACTTCACCGACGCGACGGTCGTCCGGCGGAAGGCCAGACAGCCCCACGCCACGATCCACCGGATCATCGAGTTCATCGAGGACGCGGAACGGCTCCGGATGTTCTCGACGGTCATCTCGCCGGTCTACGTCGACGTCGGCTACCGCGAGATGATGGACGGGATGGAGATCGAGGCGATATTCGACAGGGAGGTCATCGAGATCATGCTCGCGGAGTACCCGGAGAAAGCCTACGAGACCATCACCACTGGGAACTTCGACGTCTACGCCCACGACGGGCTCCCCTTCGAGCTGTTCATCTCCGAGGAGAAGGTCGGGATGGCCGCACACAACGCCAACAGCAACGCGGAGATCCTCGTCGAGTGCGACGACCCCGCCGCCGTGGCGTGGGCCGAGGACGTCTACTCTCGGCACATCTCGGACGCGGACCCAGTGTCACTGTAG
- a CDS encoding DUF7344 domain-containing protein: protein MSDDSPTGRDTPVSPVSGQSQPQDGDIPIDELHRLLASARRRTVVSYLAAHPRGAVPFDELLAIAVESEYPTTGPRTHRVRVTTDLHHVHLPKLDAAGVVTYDPVAGTVEYHESATLESLLAASEAADKRHEQP, encoded by the coding sequence ATGAGTGACGACAGTCCCACCGGGAGGGATACTCCCGTGTCCCCAGTCAGCGGGCAGAGCCAGCCCCAGGACGGGGATATCCCGATCGACGAGTTGCACCGCCTCCTCGCGAGTGCGCGTCGCCGCACCGTCGTTTCGTATCTCGCGGCACATCCCCGGGGGGCTGTACCGTTCGACGAACTGCTCGCCATCGCCGTCGAGAGCGAGTACCCGACGACGGGACCGAGAACACACCGGGTCCGCGTCACGACCGACCTCCACCACGTCCACCTGCCGAAACTGGACGCCGCGGGGGTCGTGACCTACGACCCCGTCGCTGGCACCGTCGAGTACCACGAGTCGGCGACACTGGAGTCGCTGCTGGCCGCCAGCGAGGCGGCCGACAAGCGCCACGAACAGCCATGA
- a CDS encoding DUF1028 domain-containing protein encodes MTFSIVARDPETDAVGVAVQSKFVGVGAVVPFVSADAGAVATQSFANVAYGPDGLDLLREGHTAGEVVDRLTSEDDDAEQRQVGVVGQDGSVAAFTGEECFDHASDRQGEQYTVQGNILENRETVDAMADAFEETDGGLPEKLIAALYAGNEAGGDQRGEQSAALYVAKPEGGYDGKNDRWIDVRVDDHETPIAELERVFRIYDITLLEREDPEEFVDLDGATAEAVQRTLADLGFYDGEPSADFDGDARDSLEAFRGMNNFENHDLDALTDALARGWDDADGDGEERMVNAIWHGLSRLDRN; translated from the coding sequence ATGACGTTCTCTATCGTCGCCCGCGACCCGGAGACGGACGCCGTTGGCGTCGCCGTGCAGTCGAAGTTCGTCGGCGTCGGCGCCGTCGTCCCGTTCGTCAGCGCGGACGCCGGCGCGGTCGCCACGCAGAGTTTCGCCAACGTCGCCTACGGCCCGGACGGCCTCGACCTCCTGCGCGAGGGCCACACCGCCGGGGAGGTCGTCGATCGCCTCACGAGCGAGGACGACGACGCCGAGCAGCGCCAGGTGGGGGTCGTCGGGCAGGACGGCTCCGTCGCGGCGTTCACTGGCGAGGAGTGTTTCGACCACGCGAGCGACCGGCAGGGCGAGCAGTACACCGTCCAGGGGAACATCCTCGAGAACCGCGAGACGGTCGACGCGATGGCCGACGCCTTCGAGGAGACAGACGGCGGCCTCCCCGAGAAGCTGATCGCCGCCCTCTACGCCGGCAACGAGGCGGGCGGCGACCAGCGCGGCGAGCAGTCGGCGGCGCTGTACGTCGCCAAGCCCGAGGGCGGCTACGACGGGAAGAACGACCGCTGGATCGACGTGCGCGTCGACGACCACGAGACGCCCATCGCGGAACTGGAGCGCGTGTTCCGCATCTACGACATCACGCTGCTCGAACGCGAGGACCCCGAGGAGTTCGTCGACCTCGACGGCGCAACCGCCGAAGCAGTCCAGCGCACGCTGGCCGACCTCGGCTTCTACGACGGCGAGCCGTCCGCCGACTTCGACGGGGACGCCCGGGACTCCCTGGAGGCATTCCGGGGGATGAACAACTTCGAGAACCACGACCTCGACGCCCTGACGGACGCCCTCGCCCGTGGCTGGGACGACGCCGACGGCGACGGCGAGGAACGGATGGTCAACGCCATCTGGCACGGACTCAGCCGCCTGGACCGGAACTGA
- a CDS encoding DUF7528 family protein, giving the protein MTWLVEKSECSPELTATRRGDRVVLTVDGEELLLSREDADELRDSLEDALTAREVFLNTTGEHRADGSYVVARRGADSAGNRKVFDGFACLRRLFDRLPEEFTAEDLSASGLTAGRRHMVLWHLVEHPGFACELASRQPLTARKVAAMGVDEP; this is encoded by the coding sequence GTGACGTGGCTGGTCGAGAAATCCGAGTGCTCGCCTGAACTCACGGCGACGCGACGGGGCGACCGGGTCGTACTGACTGTCGACGGCGAGGAACTGCTTCTCTCGCGGGAGGACGCCGACGAGCTACGGGACTCCCTCGAGGACGCACTGACTGCCCGCGAGGTGTTCCTCAACACCACGGGCGAACACCGCGCGGACGGCAGCTACGTCGTGGCACGCCGGGGCGCCGACTCCGCGGGCAACCGCAAAGTGTTCGACGGCTTCGCGTGCCTGCGACGGCTGTTCGACCGGCTCCCGGAGGAGTTCACCGCCGAGGACCTCTCGGCGAGCGGGCTCACTGCGGGCCGCCGCCACATGGTGCTGTGGCACCTCGTCGAACATCCCGGGTTCGCCTGCGAACTCGCGAGCCGACAGCCGCTGACGGCACGCAAGGTGGCGGCAATGGGGGTGGACGAGCCGTAG
- a CDS encoding HalOD1 output domain-containing protein, with product MSEDSGREVVHRELDPERGEPNVQIAEIVAELKDTDASELTNMYSCIDHTIDHIFSNPPSPEADVEVRFSYEGSRITVEQNGTATIEQRQ from the coding sequence ATGAGTGAGGACTCCGGCAGGGAGGTCGTTCACCGAGAGCTGGACCCGGAGCGGGGCGAGCCGAACGTACAGATCGCCGAGATCGTCGCCGAACTCAAGGACACGGACGCGTCCGAACTGACGAACATGTACAGCTGTATCGACCACACCATCGACCACATCTTCTCGAACCCGCCGTCGCCGGAGGCGGACGTCGAGGTCAGGTTCAGCTACGAGGGCAGTCGCATCACGGTCGAACAGAACGGGACCGCAACCATCGAACAGCGCCAGTAG